The following coding sequences are from one Mycoplasma tullyi window:
- a CDS encoding PTS fructose transporter subunit IIABC: MEINKPEFVFIDLKENKRDNILKELAVQAVKLDLATNQEELYQAFLEREKESSTALPDLFGIPHARTAVVKQPALLFAKLNEAVEWDEDKKQVKYLFTILVPEDASNTHLEIISNVAKLIMDKDAIQKLIASNDPKEISKLIVSYLNSTTTKGSNNNSDKLILALTACPVGVAHTYLAAEKLSETATKMGYRIKVETHGSVGAKNTFSEEDIKNADLVIVAADIGLDTSRFSNKRVFQTTIKPAIHEPEKLINEAFNKATTLNQKDTNQTILGQDAKRPGIMRHILAGVSYMVPFVILGGICIAIAIGVGKLIYGQQYNAVEGDFFFYLLKIGVVAFTLMIGALGAYIANSIGGRAAIAPAFIVCVLANTPEAIFPIAGIKVVTAMGFIGSIFFGLAIGFTVKWINTWRINKALAPIMPVFVIPLGVGLFYALIAIFVLGAPIGFVMDKFIKALEEAFKNGNIGIGLGIGLGILIGAMTGFDMGGPVNKVAFLTCATLITSNIYEPMGMMAAAIPIAPLGMGLCTVIFRKKFNEGEKSLGISAILMGTIGISEGAIPFAVADPKKAIISNVIGSAVAGAIAGAFGVTCAAAHGGPIVGFLLAVSSNKPQGLAWGLSFFFLAIIVGTLVTCFMYGFWRTKPAEEGIVLPVNKWTFWRKKKANLNIQA, encoded by the coding sequence ATGGAAATCAATAAACCCGAGTTCGTCTTTATTGATCTTAAAGAAAACAAAAGAGACAATATCTTAAAAGAATTAGCTGTTCAAGCTGTTAAGCTTGATTTAGCAACTAATCAAGAAGAGCTATATCAAGCTTTCTTAGAAAGAGAAAAGGAATCATCCACAGCTTTACCAGATCTTTTTGGTATTCCCCATGCTAGAACTGCTGTGGTAAAACAACCAGCATTGTTGTTTGCAAAATTAAATGAAGCAGTTGAGTGGGATGAAGATAAAAAACAAGTTAAATATCTCTTCACAATTTTAGTTCCTGAAGATGCATCTAATACACATTTAGAAATTATCTCTAATGTTGCAAAACTAATTATGGATAAGGATGCTATTCAGAAATTAATTGCATCAAACGATCCAAAAGAAATTTCTAAACTAATTGTTTCTTATTTAAATTCAACAACTACAAAAGGATCAAATAACAACTCCGATAAGTTGATCTTAGCTTTAACAGCTTGTCCTGTTGGTGTGGCTCACACTTATTTAGCTGCTGAAAAACTTAGTGAAACAGCAACTAAAATGGGTTATCGCATTAAAGTAGAAACCCATGGATCAGTTGGAGCTAAAAACACTTTCAGCGAAGAAGATATAAAGAATGCCGATTTAGTGATTGTTGCTGCAGATATCGGTTTAGACACATCAAGATTTAGTAATAAGCGTGTGTTTCAAACTACAATCAAGCCAGCAATCCACGAACCTGAAAAGTTAATCAACGAAGCATTTAATAAAGCAACCACACTTAACCAAAAAGACACTAACCAAACAATTTTAGGTCAAGATGCTAAACGACCAGGAATTATGCGTCACATCTTAGCTGGTGTGTCTTATATGGTTCCTTTTGTAATTCTTGGTGGAATCTGTATTGCGATTGCGATCGGTGTAGGTAAACTAATCTATGGACAACAATACAATGCTGTAGAAGGTGACTTCTTCTTTTATCTATTAAAAATCGGTGTAGTCGCATTCACATTAATGATCGGTGCATTAGGAGCATATATTGCTAATTCAATTGGTGGAAGAGCTGCCATTGCTCCTGCATTTATTGTCTGTGTCTTAGCTAATACTCCTGAGGCAATCTTTCCCATTGCTGGCATTAAAGTAGTTACAGCAATGGGATTCATTGGATCAATCTTCTTTGGTCTAGCAATTGGCTTTACTGTTAAATGAATTAACACTTGAAGAATTAATAAAGCACTAGCACCAATCATGCCTGTATTTGTTATTCCTTTAGGTGTAGGATTGTTCTATGCATTAATAGCTATATTCGTATTAGGTGCTCCAATTGGATTTGTCATGGACAAATTCATTAAAGCTCTTGAAGAAGCTTTCAAAAACGGCAATATAGGTATTGGTTTAGGTATTGGATTAGGCATCTTAATTGGGGCTATGACTGGGTTTGATATGGGTGGTCCAGTTAATAAAGTTGCTTTCTTAACCTGTGCAACCTTGATTACTTCAAATATTTATGAACCAATGGGGATGATGGCTGCAGCCATCCCAATTGCTCCACTTGGAATGGGATTATGTACAGTGATCTTCCGTAAGAAATTCAACGAAGGTGAAAAATCACTTGGTATTAGTGCAATCTTGATGGGAACTATTGGAATCTCAGAAGGAGCTATTCCGTTTGCAGTTGCAGATCCTAAAAAAGCAATTATCTCAAACGTAATTGGTTCAGCTGTTGCTGGTGCTATTGCTGGTGCATTTGGTGTAACTTGTGCAGCTGCTCACGGTGGTCCAATTGTTGGATTCTTATTAGCAGTATCATCTAACAAACCACAAGGTTTAGCTTGAGGTTTATCATTCTTCTTCTTAGCTATTATTGTTGGTACATTAGTAACATGTTTCATGTATGGTTTCTGAAGAACTAAACCAGCAGAAGAAGGTATTGTATTACCTGTTAATAAATGAACTTTCTGAAGAAAGAAAAAAGCTAATCTTAATATCCAAGCGTAA
- the rlmB gene encoding 23S rRNA (guanosine(2251)-2'-O)-methyltransferase RlmB — MKDQFKPQYNNKHANKQKKEWLSLFGYNAVYEGLINNLKIKKVYLHKEDHTLLKLIKQKKLEYELHTLKWFDNQYRNNLNHQGFVAEIDTNSLTISFNEFCEKIKDQQEGIIVVLDQIQDPGNFGGILRSCLAANVLGVIFKKDNQVSINNTVIKTSLGACFYLNLIEVANLSYAIKDLQEKYGYWSYVSNLSDEAQDYNLEYAKKSILIVGNEQKGVSNQLIKNADYQVKIPMYTEKIQSLNVSVATGILLFNMKQQKK; from the coding sequence ATGAAAGATCAATTCAAACCTCAATATAACAATAAACACGCGAATAAACAAAAAAAAGAATGATTATCCCTATTTGGGTATAATGCTGTTTACGAAGGTTTAATTAACAACCTTAAGATTAAAAAAGTTTATTTACATAAAGAAGATCATACTTTGCTTAAATTAATCAAGCAAAAAAAACTTGAATACGAACTTCATACACTTAAGTGATTTGATAATCAATACCGCAATAATCTTAATCACCAAGGTTTTGTTGCTGAAATTGACACTAATTCGTTAACAATATCTTTTAACGAGTTTTGTGAAAAGATTAAAGATCAACAAGAAGGGATTATCGTTGTTTTAGATCAAATTCAAGATCCTGGGAATTTTGGAGGGATCTTAAGAAGTTGTTTGGCAGCAAACGTATTAGGAGTAATCTTCAAAAAAGATAACCAAGTAAGTATTAATAATACTGTGATTAAAACATCACTAGGTGCATGTTTTTATCTTAATTTAATCGAGGTTGCCAACTTATCTTATGCGATAAAAGATCTACAAGAAAAGTATGGTTATTGATCTTATGTTTCAAACCTTAGTGACGAAGCGCAAGACTATAATTTGGAATACGCGAAGAAATCTATTTTAATAGTTGGTAATGAACAAAAAGGTGTTTCGAACCAACTTATTAAGAATGCTGATTATCAAGTAAAGATCCCTATGTACACAGAGAAAATCCAATCATTAAATGTATCTGTAGCAACAGGAATTTTGTTGTTTAATATGAAGCAACAGAAGAAGTAA
- the tilS gene encoding tRNA lysidine(34) synthetase TilS — MNTINKKQYLIGVSGGPDSIYLLDRYQDQIKVVCHVNYNKRPTALRDQLIVSDYCSKHKIPLEILSISPSHQYHKNFQDQARKIRYDFFLSTGLKYQLDSCLIAHHKDDFLETAIMQYKKNQELLFFGLHEESTYQSLKIYRPLLDFWKDEILSYLDKNKIAFGIDESNFSLTYQRNKIRDKLGKLTKEEKQTELDFFLKLNEQNQDRYQSLKEFMDSWDYNYSKLINSPEYFNLLYLWLSKNDIKYTKKKAENISSFLQKKNKKQFRLKNGVFLAKEGAKLKIVKL; from the coding sequence ATGAATACAATCAATAAGAAACAATATTTAATTGGCGTATCCGGTGGTCCTGATTCGATCTATTTATTAGATCGATATCAAGATCAAATTAAAGTCGTTTGTCATGTTAATTACAACAAACGACCAACAGCACTACGTGACCAATTAATTGTTTCAGATTATTGTTCTAAACATAAGATTCCTTTAGAGATCTTGTCTATATCACCTTCACATCAATATCATAAGAACTTCCAAGATCAAGCTAGGAAGATTCGTTATGATTTTTTTTTATCTACTGGTTTAAAGTATCAATTAGATTCATGTTTGATTGCTCATCATAAAGATGATTTCTTAGAAACTGCAATTATGCAGTATAAAAAAAACCAAGAACTATTATTCTTTGGTTTGCATGAAGAATCAACTTATCAATCATTAAAAATATATAGACCTTTACTAGATTTTTGAAAAGATGAGATTCTATCTTATTTAGATAAAAATAAGATAGCTTTTGGAATTGATGAAAGTAATTTTTCATTAACGTATCAACGAAATAAGATTAGAGATAAATTAGGCAAATTAACTAAAGAAGAAAAACAAACTGAATTAGATTTTTTTCTTAAGCTAAATGAACAAAATCAGGATAGATATCAATCCTTAAAAGAATTTATGGATTCTTGGGATTACAACTATTCTAAGTTGATTAATTCACCAGAGTATTTCAATTTGCTTTATTTATGGTTATCTAAAAACGACATTAAGTACACCAAGAAAAAAGCAGAGAACATCTCAAGTTTTTTACAAAAGAAAAACAAAAAGCAATTCAGATTAAAGAATGGTGTTTTTCTAGCAAAGGAAGGCGCAAAACTTAAAATTGTTAAGTTATAG
- a CDS encoding type I phosphomannose isomerase catalytic subunit translates to MYKPKILKLRPHFEYRVWAGDEIKTFFNLKEDKIGEAWVISAFENKSAKVSENQTLLEFYQDKNNAYFFNSYNLKNEYPLLAKIIDAKADLSVQIHPDDQYAKQFNSLGKTECWYILDTKKDNDIVFGHKAKTVDQFKSMVEHKQWNDLLVNKPIDKDDFIYVPSKKIHAIKADTLIYELQQSSDITYRVYDYDRLDHGKKRELHLDHVYQLVDCPDVDLTKEQISNKPNYLVANNLFNLVKVENEGNNVYKFDDAQWIQLTVIKNHGTINGLQANLYDSFIVSHNEPIVIDGELTCLTSYVTDRK, encoded by the coding sequence ATGTACAAGCCTAAGATTTTAAAACTCCGACCACATTTTGAATATCGTGTTTGAGCTGGAGATGAGATTAAAACATTTTTTAATCTAAAAGAAGACAAAATTGGCGAGGCTTGAGTTATATCAGCGTTTGAAAATAAGTCTGCAAAAGTGAGTGAGAATCAAACACTCTTAGAGTTTTATCAAGACAAGAATAACGCTTATTTCTTTAACTCATATAACTTAAAAAATGAGTATCCTTTATTAGCTAAAATTATCGATGCTAAAGCTGATTTATCTGTACAAATTCATCCAGATGATCAGTATGCAAAACAGTTTAATTCATTAGGCAAAACTGAGTGCTGATACATACTTGATACCAAAAAAGATAATGATATCGTTTTTGGTCATAAAGCTAAAACTGTTGATCAATTTAAATCAATGGTTGAACATAAACAATGAAATGATTTATTGGTTAACAAACCAATAGATAAAGATGATTTTATCTATGTTCCATCAAAAAAGATTCATGCGATTAAAGCTGATACTTTAATTTATGAATTACAACAATCATCTGACATTACCTATCGTGTATATGATTATGATCGTTTAGATCATGGTAAGAAACGTGAGTTGCATCTAGATCACGTTTATCAATTAGTAGATTGTCCAGATGTAGATTTAACTAAAGAGCAAATTAGCAATAAACCCAATTATTTGGTTGCTAATAATCTCTTTAATCTAGTTAAGGTTGAGAACGAAGGTAATAACGTTTACAAATTTGATGATGCTCAATGAATTCAATTAACAGTTATTAAAAATCATGGAACTATCAATGGGTTGCAAGCTAACTTATATGATTCGTTCATCGTTTCGCACAATGAACCGATTGTAATTGATGGTGAGCTAACTTGTTTGACATCTTACGTAACGGATAGAAAATAA